The following proteins are encoded in a genomic region of Xanthomonas cassavae CFBP 4642:
- a CDS encoding TCR/Tet family MFS transporter: MTLPPDSAPAPGRRRAALIFIFITVLIDVLSFGVIIPVLPDLVRHFTGGDYVQAAGWIGWFGFLFAAIQFACSPLQGALSDRFGRRPVILLSCLGLGLDFILMAIAHSLPMLLLARVISGMCSASFSTANAYIADVTPADKRAAAFGMLGAAFGIGFVAGPLIGGWLGSIGLRWPFWFAAGLALLNVLYGWLVLPESLPAERRTARLEWSQANPLGALTLLRRYPQVFGLAAVVFLANLAHYVYPSIFVLFAGYQYHWGPREVSWVLAGVGVCSIIVNALLVGRLVRWLGERRALLLGLGCGVVGFVIYGFADSGRMFLIGVPISALWAIAAPAAQALITRDVGADAQGRVQGALTSLVSLAGIAGPLLFANVFARFIGRGAPLHLPGAPWLLAGVLLATGWLMAWARAGRSRGVATATGG, translated from the coding sequence ATGACTCTCCCACCCGATTCCGCTCCCGCCCCGGGCCGGCGCCGCGCTGCACTGATCTTCATCTTCATCACCGTCCTGATCGACGTGCTGTCCTTCGGCGTGATCATTCCGGTGCTGCCGGACCTGGTGCGGCACTTTACCGGTGGCGATTACGTGCAGGCCGCCGGCTGGATCGGCTGGTTCGGCTTCCTGTTCGCCGCCATCCAATTCGCCTGCTCGCCGCTGCAGGGCGCGCTGTCGGACCGTTTCGGCCGCCGCCCGGTGATCCTGCTGTCGTGCCTGGGGCTGGGGCTGGACTTCATCCTGATGGCCATCGCCCACAGCCTGCCGATGCTGCTGCTGGCGCGGGTGATCTCCGGCATGTGCTCGGCCAGTTTTTCCACCGCCAACGCCTACATCGCCGACGTTACCCCGGCCGACAAGCGCGCCGCTGCGTTCGGCATGCTTGGCGCTGCATTCGGTATTGGTTTTGTCGCCGGCCCGCTGATCGGCGGCTGGCTGGGCAGCATCGGCCTGCGCTGGCCGTTCTGGTTTGCCGCAGGATTGGCCTTGTTGAACGTGCTGTACGGCTGGTTGGTGCTGCCCGAATCGCTGCCTGCCGAACGCCGCACGGCGCGCCTGGAGTGGTCGCAGGCCAACCCGCTCGGCGCGCTCACGCTGCTGCGCCGCTATCCGCAGGTCTTCGGCCTGGCCGCGGTGGTGTTCCTGGCCAACCTGGCGCATTACGTCTACCCCAGCATCTTCGTGCTGTTCGCCGGCTACCAATACCACTGGGGCCCGCGCGAAGTGAGCTGGGTGCTGGCCGGGGTGGGGGTCTGCAGCATCATCGTCAATGCCTTGCTGGTCGGCCGGCTGGTGCGCTGGCTGGGCGAGCGCCGCGCCCTGCTGCTGGGGTTGGGCTGCGGGGTGGTCGGCTTTGTCATCTACGGCTTCGCCGACAGCGGCCGCATGTTCCTGATCGGGGTGCCGATCAGCGCGCTTTGGGCCATCGCCGCCCCGGCGGCGCAGGCCTTGATCACCCGCGATGTCGGCGCCGATGCGCAGGGCCGCGTGCAGGGCGCGCTGACCAGCCTGGTCAGCCTGGCCGGCATCGCCGGTCCGCTGCTGTTCGCCAACGTGTTCGCCCGGTTCATCGGTCGTGGCGCACCACTGCATCTGCCCGGTGCGCCGTGGCTGCTGGCCGGCGTGCTGCTCGCCACCGGCTGGTTGATGGCGTGGGCGAGGGCGGGGCGCAGCCGTGGCGTGGCCACTGCCACCGGCGGTTGA
- a CDS encoding YchJ family protein, with the protein MPTSTPTDPCPCGRPADYARCCGPYHAGAAAPHAETLMRARYSAYVRRDVAYLLSSWHPSTRPADLALDDGGRTTWLGLAVQRALTTGEDTAEVVFLARYRIGGGSAVRMTEHSRFVREDGHWYYLDAR; encoded by the coding sequence ATGCCGACCTCCACACCTACCGACCCCTGTCCCTGCGGCCGCCCCGCCGATTACGCACGGTGTTGCGGCCCGTATCACGCCGGTGCCGCTGCGCCCCATGCCGAAACCCTGATGCGCGCGCGCTACAGCGCGTATGTACGCCGCGATGTTGCGTACCTGCTGTCCAGCTGGCACCCATCCACCCGCCCGGCCGACCTGGCCCTGGACGACGGTGGCCGCACCACCTGGCTCGGCCTCGCTGTCCAGCGTGCCCTCACCACCGGGGAGGACACCGCCGAGGTGGTGTTCCTGGCGCGCTACCGCATCGGCGGCGGCAGCGCGGTCCGCATGACCGAGCACAGCCGCTTCGTGCGCGAAGACGGCCACTGGTACTACCTCGACGCCCGCTAG
- a CDS encoding lytic murein transglycosylase, whose translation MTPFRRALPVLLGLVPLAAWADPGFDRCLAGLQTQAAAKGVDAASFQRFTAGLAPDPSVLPLLDAQPEFTTPIWDYLASLVDSQRVSDGQAMLVTHRALLTRLSEQTGVDPATIVAVWGVESDYGRVTGKRPLLVSLATLSCAGRRQPFFRGEFLALLGLLQQGDLSPEGLTGSWAGAFGQTQFMPSTYARIAVDGDDDGRRDLVASIPDALASTANYLVKAGWERARPWGMEVRLPPGFDASKVGRTRRQPLQAWQTAGLLGTDGNALAPTGLPADTPAALLLPAGAAGPAFLVFRNYDAIYAYNAAESYALSIALLADRLRGGPGLAAAWPTDDPGLGRPERRDLQQLLLARGHQIGEADGMVGSATRRAIQVEQTRLGLQPADGRPGQRILTALRAAPPLAGMAAVRGTAFKLPAAYPAFAQSPSVHKASPMSDTTGLTTGDFHGFPSLLIDTPFSTAAISLFGGQLLSFVPKGGQDVMWLSPLAKQPPTPIRGGAPVCWPYFGRQDQTGEVPAHGFVRTAPWQLTESHREADGTVVLTLTPPVFDDLALRLRMTLRIGRTLEQRLITENTSAAPVRFTQALHNYFRVGDALKVSVQGLDGLDYLDKYENYATAHRQQGDWSLRDPRDPGRSDRIYVNAGGRYTLTDPVLGRRIVIATEGSRSLVAWNPGEEAGKKMADVGEGWRDYVCLEAANAGPDVIELAPGTSHTLTQTISVE comes from the coding sequence ATGACGCCGTTCCGGCGCGCCTTGCCAGTCCTGCTTGGATTGGTGCCGCTGGCTGCCTGGGCCGATCCGGGGTTCGACCGCTGTCTGGCTGGCCTGCAGACCCAGGCCGCTGCCAAGGGCGTGGATGCCGCCAGTTTCCAGCGTTTCACCGCCGGCCTGGCGCCCGATCCCAGCGTGCTGCCGCTGCTGGACGCGCAACCGGAGTTCACCACCCCCATCTGGGACTACCTCGCCAGCCTGGTCGACAGCCAGCGCGTCAGCGACGGCCAGGCCATGCTGGTCACCCACCGCGCGCTGTTGACCCGGTTATCCGAGCAGACCGGCGTGGACCCGGCCACCATCGTGGCGGTCTGGGGCGTGGAGAGCGACTACGGCCGGGTCACCGGCAAGCGCCCGCTGCTGGTGTCGCTGGCCACGCTGTCGTGCGCAGGCCGCCGCCAGCCGTTCTTCCGTGGTGAATTCCTTGCCTTGCTCGGCCTGCTGCAGCAGGGCGACCTGTCGCCGGAGGGCTTGACCGGCTCCTGGGCCGGCGCCTTCGGGCAGACCCAGTTCATGCCCTCGACCTACGCGCGTATCGCGGTCGATGGGGATGACGATGGCCGCCGCGATCTGGTCGCCAGCATTCCCGACGCGCTGGCCTCCACCGCCAACTATCTGGTCAAGGCCGGCTGGGAGCGCGCCCGCCCCTGGGGCATGGAAGTGCGCCTGCCGCCGGGCTTCGATGCCAGCAAGGTCGGCCGCACCCGCCGCCAGCCGTTGCAGGCCTGGCAAACCGCCGGTCTGCTCGGCACCGATGGCAACGCCCTGGCGCCGACCGGTCTGCCTGCAGACACCCCGGCCGCCCTGCTGTTGCCGGCCGGCGCGGCCGGCCCGGCGTTCCTGGTGTTCCGCAACTACGACGCGATCTACGCCTACAACGCCGCCGAAAGCTATGCGCTGTCGATCGCGCTGCTGGCCGACCGGCTGCGTGGCGGCCCCGGCCTGGCGGCCGCCTGGCCCACCGACGATCCCGGCCTGGGCCGCCCGGAACGGCGCGACCTGCAACAGTTGCTGCTCGCCCGTGGTCACCAGATCGGCGAGGCCGACGGCATGGTCGGCAGCGCTACCCGCCGCGCCATCCAGGTCGAGCAGACCCGCCTGGGGCTGCAGCCGGCCGACGGCCGCCCGGGCCAGCGCATCCTCACCGCCCTGCGCGCCGCGCCGCCGCTCGCCGGCATGGCCGCCGTGCGCGGCACCGCCTTCAAACTGCCGGCCGCCTATCCCGCATTCGCCCAATCTCCCAGCGTCCACAAGGCATCCCCCATGTCCGACACCACCGGCCTGACCACAGGCGATTTCCACGGCTTCCCCTCGCTGTTGATCGACACCCCGTTCTCCACTGCCGCCATCAGCCTGTTCGGCGGGCAGTTGCTCTCGTTCGTGCCCAAGGGCGGTCAGGACGTGATGTGGCTGTCGCCGCTCGCCAAGCAGCCGCCCACCCCGATCCGCGGCGGCGCGCCGGTGTGTTGGCCGTATTTCGGTCGCCAGGACCAGACCGGCGAGGTGCCCGCGCACGGCTTCGTGCGCACCGCGCCGTGGCAGCTCACCGAGAGCCACCGCGAAGCCGATGGCACCGTGGTGCTCACCCTGACCCCGCCGGTGTTCGACGACCTGGCGTTGCGCCTGCGCATGACGCTGCGGATCGGCCGCACCCTGGAGCAGCGCCTGATCACCGAGAACACCAGCGCCGCTCCGGTGCGCTTCACCCAGGCACTGCACAACTATTTCCGTGTCGGCGATGCCCTGAAGGTCAGCGTGCAGGGCCTGGATGGCCTGGACTACCTGGACAAATACGAGAACTACGCCACCGCCCATCGCCAGCAAGGCGACTGGAGCCTGCGCGACCCGCGCGATCCCGGCCGCAGCGACCGCATCTACGTCAACGCCGGCGGCCGCTACACGCTCACCGACCCGGTGCTCGGCCGTCGCATCGTCATCGCCACCGAAGGCAGCCGCTCGCTGGTGGCCTGGAACCCGGGCGAAGAGGCCGGCAAGAAGATGGCCGACGTGGGCGAGGGCTGGCGCGACTACGTTTGCCTGGAAGCCGCCAACGCCGGGCCGGACGTGATCGAACTGGCCCCCGGCACCAGCCATACCCTGACCCAGACCATCAGCGTCGAGTAA
- a CDS encoding SbcC/MukB-like Walker B domain-containing protein: MNSQSNLSPASPGASLFAETLAEQRAQQFRMRRLQVHNWGTFNGLTEVPIAEQGFLFVGRSGSGKSTLLDAMSALLTPPSIVDFNAAAREAERSGRDRSLVSYVRGAWADQQDSASGEIATQYLRKGATWTALVLEYRNAQGEAVSLIRLFWIVGSGNAAADVRRHYMVAPRSFDVASELDGFDLDLRKLKARLGEEVAHFDGFAGYAERFRHALGIGNEMALRLLHKTQSAKNLGDLNAFLRGFMLDEPRTFEAADRLVEDFAELDGAHHAVVTARRQVETLTPARAHHAALMTLRHSVSELRELQLGVDSYREQQRLALLDERLQELDNQDRGLAGEEGQRRESLDNHEQKLAGLEREQRAAGGEQIEELERERARVERERDERLRRRAQIEQACRQLGTALAAGASGFAAQIAHAQTVLDNGKHDASALDDAIAERMGARRDDERRFAEIRAELDALKRAPSSMPAPMQALRARLCEDTGIAEASLPFVGELVQVRDDQMVWRGAIERVLHGFAQSLLVDERHYAQVSEWVNRTHIGTRLVYFRVRRNDELHSRRVYPDALPGKLQLRDHAFTEWLRNELTRRFDYACVDNATALRNADRAITREGQVKHPGDRYEKDDRHAVNDRKRWLLGHDNRDKLKVFEREAQALAQRIASCDADVAALRKQREQDQGRQLAAHTLVERDWDEIDVGPKLQRLSDIDEQLVQLREGNSGLRALGQAIDTARTLRDQAKRTYDDVRLERAQLARERVRLEQQHAACAGRAGTATLTPTQLQGLRERLAALTPLSLDNLEAHFRVVERGLAEQLAESQGRDSRLSAQLLECFRKYCQQWPEDSGDFTVSLSSADDFLARLDRLESDGLPRHEHRFFDLLQTQSKNNLLALQRHTAEAHKGIKQRMDEVNASLEQVPFNRDTILTIEVSDRRLTEVQEFQQQLRAVLSHQQTEDRALAEAQFSTLRALVARLGAQEPEARRWREQVLDVRLHVEFIGVELDAQTRAQVEIYRSGAGKSGGQRQKLATTCLAAALRYQLGGEDGELPRYCAVVLDEAFDKADNEFTALAMNIFENFGFQMVVATPLKSVMTLEPFIGGACFVEISGRHNSGVLLIEYDEQAQRLKLPERSRGDEPAVADATDAAPSITVTNGPAADGRATDGVPAHPTLPAADETLPAAKNARSNKRKQSLATANKQSKNTRTASPTRAAAQVQAKKTRTSPSRTSSVTSEPASDKRARDRSHAQAVSSSATASAPNPVKPARSSKTGKPIAATGTSNATSKKAATASAAVKATTAKPRATAVSTGRPARGTGKTPSARAATKPLPAKKRGVKAGTPHTRGKR, from the coding sequence ATGAATTCCCAGTCCAATCTGTCGCCGGCGTCGCCGGGTGCTTCCTTGTTTGCCGAGACGCTGGCCGAGCAGCGTGCGCAGCAGTTCCGTATGCGGCGCCTGCAGGTGCACAACTGGGGCACGTTCAACGGCTTGACCGAGGTGCCGATCGCCGAGCAGGGGTTTCTGTTCGTCGGGCGCTCGGGTTCGGGCAAGTCCACCTTGCTGGATGCGATGTCGGCACTGCTGACACCGCCAAGCATCGTCGATTTCAACGCGGCTGCGCGCGAGGCCGAGCGCAGTGGGCGCGACCGCAGCCTGGTGTCGTATGTGCGTGGCGCCTGGGCCGATCAGCAGGACAGCGCCTCGGGCGAGATCGCCACGCAATACCTGCGCAAGGGCGCCACCTGGACGGCGCTGGTGCTGGAATACCGCAACGCGCAGGGCGAGGCGGTGAGCCTGATTCGCCTGTTCTGGATCGTCGGCAGTGGCAACGCCGCGGCTGATGTGCGCCGCCACTACATGGTGGCGCCGCGCAGCTTCGATGTGGCCAGCGAGCTGGACGGCTTCGATCTTGACCTGCGCAAGCTCAAGGCGCGATTGGGTGAGGAAGTTGCGCATTTCGATGGCTTTGCCGGCTATGCCGAACGTTTCCGGCATGCGCTGGGCATCGGCAACGAGATGGCGCTGCGACTGCTGCACAAGACCCAGTCGGCCAAGAATCTGGGCGACCTCAACGCGTTCCTGCGTGGCTTCATGCTGGACGAGCCGCGCACCTTCGAAGCGGCCGATCGGCTGGTGGAGGATTTTGCCGAGCTCGATGGTGCGCACCATGCGGTGGTCACCGCGCGGCGCCAGGTGGAAACGCTGACCCCCGCGCGCGCGCACCATGCGGCGCTGATGACGTTGCGCCACAGCGTCAGCGAGTTGCGCGAGCTGCAGCTGGGCGTGGACAGCTACCGCGAGCAGCAGCGGCTGGCCTTGCTGGACGAGCGCTTGCAGGAGCTGGACAACCAGGACCGCGGGCTGGCCGGCGAAGAAGGCCAGCGCCGCGAATCGCTGGACAACCACGAACAGAAGCTGGCCGGGCTGGAACGCGAGCAGCGCGCCGCCGGCGGCGAACAGATCGAAGAACTGGAACGCGAGCGCGCGCGCGTGGAGCGCGAGCGCGACGAACGCCTGCGCCGCCGCGCGCAGATCGAACAGGCCTGCCGCCAGCTCGGTACCGCCCTGGCGGCCGGGGCCAGCGGCTTTGCCGCGCAGATCGCGCATGCGCAAACCGTGCTGGATAACGGCAAGCACGACGCCAGCGCGCTCGACGACGCGATCGCCGAGCGCATGGGTGCACGCCGCGACGACGAACGCCGCTTTGCCGAGATCCGCGCCGAACTGGATGCGCTGAAGCGCGCGCCATCGAGCATGCCCGCACCGATGCAGGCCCTGCGCGCGCGGCTGTGCGAAGACACCGGCATCGCCGAGGCTTCGCTGCCGTTCGTTGGCGAGCTGGTGCAGGTACGTGATGACCAGATGGTCTGGCGCGGTGCGATCGAGCGGGTGCTGCACGGCTTTGCACAGTCGCTGCTGGTGGACGAGCGGCATTACGCGCAGGTCAGCGAATGGGTCAACCGTACCCACATCGGCACGCGCCTGGTGTACTTCCGTGTGCGCCGCAACGACGAGCTGCACTCGCGGCGGGTCTATCCCGACGCGCTGCCGGGCAAGCTGCAGCTGCGCGATCACGCCTTCACCGAGTGGCTGCGCAACGAGCTCACCCGCCGCTTCGATTACGCCTGCGTGGACAACGCCACCGCGCTGCGCAACGCCGATCGCGCCATCACCCGCGAGGGCCAGGTCAAGCACCCCGGCGATCGCTATGAAAAGGACGACCGCCACGCGGTCAATGACCGCAAGCGCTGGCTGCTCGGCCACGACAACCGCGACAAGCTCAAGGTGTTCGAGCGCGAAGCGCAGGCGCTGGCGCAGCGCATCGCCAGCTGCGATGCCGATGTCGCAGCGCTGCGCAAGCAGCGCGAACAGGACCAGGGACGCCAACTCGCTGCGCACACGCTGGTGGAGCGCGACTGGGACGAGATCGACGTCGGCCCCAAGCTGCAGCGCCTGAGCGATATCGACGAGCAGCTGGTGCAGCTGCGCGAAGGCAACAGTGGTTTGCGCGCACTCGGCCAGGCCATCGATACCGCACGCACCTTGCGCGACCAGGCCAAGCGCACCTATGACGATGTGCGGCTGGAGCGCGCGCAACTGGCGCGCGAGCGTGTGCGGCTCGAGCAGCAGCACGCGGCGTGCGCGGGCCGCGCCGGCACCGCCACGCTCACGCCCACCCAGTTGCAGGGGTTGCGGGAACGTCTTGCCGCATTGACGCCGCTGTCGCTGGATAATCTGGAGGCGCATTTCCGCGTGGTCGAACGGGGTCTGGCCGAGCAGCTGGCCGAAAGCCAGGGCCGCGACAGCCGGCTCAGCGCGCAACTGCTGGAATGCTTCCGCAAGTATTGCCAGCAGTGGCCCGAAGACAGCGGCGACTTCACCGTGAGTCTTTCCAGTGCCGACGATTTCCTCGCGCGTCTGGACCGGCTGGAAAGCGATGGCCTGCCGCGTCACGAGCACCGCTTCTTCGATTTGCTGCAGACCCAGAGCAAGAACAATTTGCTCGCCCTGCAGCGCCACACCGCCGAGGCCCACAAGGGCATCAAACAACGCATGGACGAGGTCAATGCCAGCCTGGAGCAGGTGCCGTTCAACCGCGACACCATCCTGACCATCGAGGTCAGCGACCGCCGCCTGACCGAAGTGCAGGAATTCCAGCAGCAGTTGCGCGCGGTGTTGTCGCATCAACAGACCGAAGACCGTGCCCTGGCCGAGGCGCAGTTTTCCACCTTGCGTGCGCTGGTGGCGCGGCTGGGCGCGCAGGAGCCGGAGGCGCGACGCTGGCGCGAACAGGTGCTGGACGTGCGCCTGCATGTGGAATTCATCGGCGTGGAACTGGACGCGCAGACACGCGCGCAGGTGGAGATCTACCGCAGCGGCGCCGGCAAGTCCGGCGGGCAACGGCAGAAACTGGCCACCACCTGTCTGGCGGCCGCGCTGCGCTATCAGCTCGGTGGCGAAGATGGCGAACTGCCGCGCTACTGCGCGGTGGTGCTGGACGAAGCCTTCGACAAGGCCGACAACGAGTTCACCGCATTGGCGATGAACATCTTCGAGAACTTCGGCTTCCAGATGGTGGTGGCCACGCCGCTGAAGTCGGTGATGACGCTGGAGCCCTTCATCGGCGGCGCATGTTTTGTGGAGATCAGCGGCCGCCATAATTCCGGTGTGCTGTTGATCGAATATGACGAGCAAGCGCAGCGGTTGAAGTTGCCGGAACGCTCGCGTGGCGATGAGCCAGCGGTTGCCGATGCTACGGACGCTGCGCCATCGATCACGGTTACGAACGGGCCTGCAGCAGATGGCAGGGCAACGGATGGCGTTCCAGCGCACCCCACATTGCCGGCGGCGGACGAGACGTTGCCCGCAGCAAAGAACGCGCGCAGCAACAAGCGCAAACAGTCGCTGGCGACGGCGAACAAGCAGAGCAAGAACACCAGAACCGCATCGCCTACGCGCGCTGCGGCACAGGTTCAAGCAAAAAAGACGCGCACATCGCCATCGCGCACATCGTCCGTGACCAGCGAGCCGGCATCGGACAAACGCGCAAGGGATAGGTCGCACGCACAGGCGGTGTCGTCGTCAGCAACTGCGTCCGCGCCCAATCCGGTCAAGCCCGCACGGTCTTCAAAAACGGGCAAGCCGATCGCGGCGACAGGCACATCCAACGCCACATCGAAGAAGGCCGCCACTGCATCTGCGGCAGTGAAAGCCACCACCGCCAAGCCGCGTGCAACAGCCGTGTCGACGGGGCGGCCAGCACGTGGTACCGGCAAGACGCCCTCGGCACGCGCGGCGACGAAACCGCTGCCAGCCAAAAAGCGCGGCGTCAAGGCGGGCACCCCGCACACACGCGGCAAGCGCTGA
- a CDS encoding DUF4194 domain-containing protein: MNWSEQARSDMHEDDGGAADRATPLRASDAAGDAPDGALFLGDTGTLPFEARRALCQLLAGPSIDAQRHGALWPALLRNEAAIRQMLCELFLELVLDREGGVAFTRQADTAELESPTLLRSAPLTFIESVLLLFLRQQLAEADTRGERAVVDEAQLVEALSVYEKNVSTDKAGFTRRVMTAIGKMRDNQLLSRLRGSEERYEVSPVLKLLFSAEDVQALVVAYRELREGEVALD, translated from the coding sequence ATGAACTGGTCTGAGCAGGCGCGGTCCGACATGCATGAGGACGACGGGGGCGCTGCCGACAGAGCCACCCCGCTGCGCGCCAGCGATGCCGCCGGCGACGCACCGGACGGTGCGCTGTTCCTGGGCGACACCGGCACGTTGCCGTTCGAGGCGCGCCGCGCGCTGTGCCAGTTGCTGGCCGGGCCCAGCATCGATGCGCAGCGGCATGGCGCGTTATGGCCGGCGCTGCTGCGCAATGAAGCGGCCATCCGCCAGATGTTGTGCGAGCTGTTCCTGGAACTGGTGCTGGACCGCGAGGGCGGGGTGGCGTTTACCCGCCAGGCCGACACCGCCGAGCTGGAATCGCCCACCTTGCTGCGCAGCGCGCCGCTGACCTTCATCGAGTCGGTGCTGCTGTTGTTTCTGCGCCAGCAGCTGGCCGAGGCCGATACGCGCGGCGAGCGCGCGGTGGTGGACGAGGCGCAGTTGGTGGAGGCGTTGTCGGTGTACGAAAAGAACGTCTCCACCGACAAGGCCGGGTTCACGCGGCGGGTGATGACGGCCATCGGCAAGATGCGCGACAACCAGTTGCTGTCGCGGCTGCGCGGCAGCGAGGAGCGATATGAGGTGTCGCCGGTGTTGAAGCTGTTGTTCTCGGCAGAGGATGTGCAGGCGTTGGTGGTGGCGTATCGGGAACTGCGTGAGGGGGAGGTCGCGCTGGATTGA
- a CDS encoding DUF3375 domain-containing protein produces the protein MKHQARIAGYRQLRERPVWKLLAADHAPELIGLLQTVLMDGERRLPSAALHARLQRQLDALRGDELSRELPRTAQAYLAHWLAQGWLERRLPEGAAEEEYELSRAATQAIRFIAGLRESGSSATESRLSLVIQQLVQLAGQTEDDPEVRLAALRDERARIDAEIERVASGRVAALDGKRALERARDLIHLSDELAEDFHRVRDDFEQLNRQFRERIIDDEGARGDVLEQLFNGVDVIADSEAGRTFEAFWSLLNDTQQSSQLDQALDALLARGFARKLDRRERAFLRGLTGTLLERGGEVHTVMQHFARSLRGFVQSRGYLEQRRLNQLLKQAQGEALQLRDSLHATAATGYTQALSSSRLRSLSQWRLHDPRLTQVDGRVYAADAADISLDSVGDLVAQSEIDVRTLRNDLYVLLGQQPRLTIGDALQQRPAAQGLGSVIGYLSLGTRHGMVIDGQMETVQWEGGDGAVRRARIPLVWFTREKRNELV, from the coding sequence ATGAAGCACCAGGCACGCATTGCCGGCTACCGCCAATTGCGCGAGCGGCCGGTGTGGAAACTGCTGGCCGCCGATCATGCTCCGGAGCTGATCGGCCTGCTGCAGACGGTGTTGATGGATGGCGAACGCCGGTTGCCGTCGGCGGCGCTGCACGCGCGCCTGCAGCGCCAGCTGGACGCGCTGCGCGGCGATGAACTCTCGCGCGAACTGCCGCGCACCGCGCAGGCCTATCTGGCGCACTGGCTGGCGCAGGGCTGGCTGGAACGCCGCCTGCCCGAGGGGGCGGCCGAAGAGGAATACGAACTCTCGCGCGCGGCCACCCAGGCGATCCGCTTCATCGCCGGCCTGCGCGAGAGCGGCAGCAGCGCCACCGAAAGCCGGCTGTCGCTGGTGATCCAGCAGCTGGTGCAGCTGGCCGGCCAGACCGAAGACGACCCGGAGGTGCGGCTGGCCGCCCTGCGCGACGAACGTGCCCGCATCGATGCCGAAATCGAACGGGTGGCCTCTGGCCGCGTTGCTGCGCTGGATGGCAAGCGCGCGCTGGAACGTGCCCGCGACCTGATTCATCTCTCCGACGAGCTGGCGGAGGATTTCCATCGCGTCCGCGACGACTTCGAGCAGCTCAACCGCCAGTTCCGCGAGCGCATCATCGATGACGAAGGCGCGCGCGGCGATGTGCTGGAGCAGCTGTTCAACGGCGTGGACGTGATCGCCGACAGCGAGGCCGGGCGCACCTTCGAGGCGTTCTGGAGCCTGCTCAACGACACCCAGCAAAGCAGCCAGCTGGACCAGGCGCTGGACGCCCTGCTCGCACGCGGGTTCGCGCGCAAGCTGGATCGTCGCGAACGCGCCTTTCTGCGCGGGCTCACCGGCACGCTGCTGGAGCGCGGTGGCGAAGTGCACACGGTGATGCAGCACTTCGCACGCAGCCTGCGCGGGTTCGTGCAGAGCCGCGGCTATCTGGAACAGCGCAGGCTCAACCAGTTGCTCAAGCAGGCCCAGGGCGAAGCCCTGCAGCTGCGCGACAGCCTGCACGCCACCGCTGCCACCGGCTACACCCAGGCGCTGAGCAGCAGCCGGCTGCGCTCGCTGTCGCAATGGCGGTTGCACGACCCGCGGCTGACCCAGGTCGATGGCCGCGTGTACGCGGCCGATGCGGCGGACATCTCGCTGGACAGCGTGGGCGACCTGGTCGCGCAGTCGGAGATCGATGTGCGCACCCTGCGCAACGATCTGTACGTGCTGCTTGGGCAACAGCCGCGGCTCACCATCGGCGATGCCCTGCAGCAACGCCCGGCCGCGCAGGGGCTGGGCAGCGTGATCGGCTATCTGTCGCTGGGCACGCGCCACGGCATGGTGATCGACGGCCAGATGGAGACGGTGCAATGGGAAGGCGGCGACGGCGCGGTGCGCCGCGCGCGCATTCCCTTGGTGTGGTTTACCCGGGAGAAACGCAATGAACTGGTCTGA
- a CDS encoding biliverdin-producing heme oxygenase, whose product MRSDTLAVPTSAARALRHATQDTHRLVEAVPLMQALGQGQVDRARYALILRRHHALLAGFEERFGDWLSTLVGNGWHYRRRVPALRADLRTLDQLPDAPLAPPAGTDAAARWGMLYVIEGAQLGGRVIARGLRRQQPALADALQYFELADEDPAGWRRFQAVLDHCLDTPRARAAAIDGAQAMFAHFHSCLAAEPHA is encoded by the coding sequence ATGCGTTCCGACACCCTGGCCGTTCCCACCTCGGCCGCACGCGCGCTGCGCCATGCCACCCAGGACACGCATCGCCTGGTCGAAGCGGTCCCGCTGATGCAGGCGCTTGGGCAAGGGCAGGTCGATCGCGCGCGCTATGCGCTGATCCTGCGCCGGCACCATGCCTTGCTGGCCGGTTTCGAAGAGCGCTTCGGCGACTGGCTGAGCACCCTGGTCGGCAACGGCTGGCACTATCGTCGCCGGGTTCCCGCCTTGCGCGCGGATCTACGCACGCTCGATCAACTGCCGGATGCACCGCTTGCCCCACCGGCCGGCACCGACGCCGCCGCGCGCTGGGGCATGCTGTATGTGATCGAAGGCGCGCAGCTGGGCGGGCGGGTGATTGCCCGTGGCCTGCGCCGCCAGCAACCTGCATTGGCCGACGCGCTGCAGTATTTCGAGCTGGCCGACGAAGACCCCGCCGGTTGGCGCCGTTTCCAGGCCGTGCTCGATCACTGTCTGGACACCCCCCGCGCACGCGCTGCCGCCATTGACGGTGCGCAGGCCATGTTCGCCCACTTCCACAGCTGTCTTGCAGCGGAGCCGCACGCGTGA